A single Bufo bufo chromosome 6, aBufBuf1.1, whole genome shotgun sequence DNA region contains:
- the LOC121003192 gene encoding sterile alpha motif domain-containing protein 9-like isoform X1 produces MADYNTRPLNKWTEQHVSHWLQSIPINQKYIDKLYEEEVSGPVLKEIDEEFLKNVGMKQGPIKLLIKKRNELVSKEEEQNSSQRSEGGKKYPKPVHEMGASSQSCEVASQLEEVRSPRSREVASPAEEIKSPRSREVAPQPEEVKSPHSCEVASVPKKAKSPVNPDIVSPPQRLPKDKTQSTQSPQKSSKPDQTTPLPQSSQFVSFATFRPFDKEVGNFKYVKGHVLPPESGVEDLIKPCHEYKSLSTASKLDRTRLQAKFASEVIRFASACMNVRSNGTIHFGVMDSKEDKLCRHGHIMGIPVEDQDWYVDALDYIERCFNKTEHDAARACIRTPKFIEVVDKQYEDQRFVVEVDIVPYSGSVKLRVFQASLPKFIEKSNKVNMEKKIYYRRTGAKSEPVPEDDVVMFIQGLQELDSRREKAETIAPCETTAQENLTKKIDLLTGGKEYMDDTIWYILVTNKWEPTQLANLNFLMRLKIFCVFDFDADSEESGLCSRYKEHHARNIHSLTDYSNDSGMSLSELRKSLGLFDQTSWIFCNGRNNFRGGDKPCDENTWIKNKKKYMTEAISLICGKIFPSGTFVVVFLLMSPVEKPIVDTFHSFYSQMQGMEDIICIAENKEYYSKWASLAQLSCDMETLEQRSIVGLQLSHIDATVQSMFPIGNSYRNLPVSSKGVCVLKRPDEEKMHSLEILCVNECCDKNLNRLSKKEVKNLEMTFYRGGKMSWKHLWFAEHKKCGDFIERSACNKVQNILHGILYENTVRLPVARIKIYHHPGSGGSTVARQVMWKNRNNLRCAIVRSSYLFSTVGQHAVKLREYEEDSPNQCLPVLLLVEDCEEDYLDDLRHELTEAMVTKKIVYSKPCFILMSCKRSNVPEDFFKTSVSDTVVITHKLSLEEKRDFSIKAKELEKDFPSSEFIITFVLMSHEFNEQYVKDFVQNVLRGIDHSSVITRLMRYVALLNCYVQNSYISASHCEAFLGFGVMTKQEHKAIQECNFKSHLFKSEQARLLFIELREQNTWISSIHFIHPLVAKEVLNQLSEIHPQSEIAKDLLEEKVLLQHRFGQDEFIKFIRDLFLLRYRKSRGDSVDTFFSPMIEHVCEVEQNTEKAIKLLKAAYQRFDKDPFFAQQLARLHCMYKKFEEARNWAETAKSQLPHNSFILHTEGQVYRMWFNELFDKKRHNLTPEYVIELIELSLKSMDCFRAAEQAAKSESDCMNDSAYFGEIDVGCRLLYLLSLQPVFSKNTGAENTELLKYLLTDHIPVEIEKLWFKFHSRLKGLYQTIYNALEWIADDVGYFQSEKVEDGVKLIKTEEHLHSPRKWLLRKTKEFAKFFSSEFLLSHTDIDVNSQLIRKMSIYKLGGGSTATILSILSDSKDERSSKKLEEIINLYPEDIACQGLDDAGLANYIMSQIALGSVCPGSPKLLSLQKLRELGKRFLSTRKVFPPSVYLLTFLLYWPDSKVDNKPDVNKDNVLANALKTARGLHEIRIKNVPVRKKRTNVLFFLGKGHGLQKIIHRSTIEKEIAGPLNEKRMKWDNDDLTKFNSVHRLLTNVHGWTENGRLYAEGHCKKNKIEILSLNPSSVPHGSENVTFYLGFTFIGFVAYNIQLQMDSKV; encoded by the exons ATGGCGG ATTACAACACAAGGCCTCTGAATAAGTGGACCGAACAGCACGTCTCACACTGGCTCCAATCAATACCTATAAACCAGAAGTACATTGACAAACTTTATGAGGAAGAAGTCTCAGGGCCGGTGCTCAAAGAAATAGATGAAGAGTTCTTAAAGAATGTTGGAATGAAGCAAGGTCCCATCAAACTGCTGATCAAAAAGAGGAATGAGCTGGTAtccaaggaggaggagcaaaactCATCACAAAGATCTGAAGGGGGCAAAAAATATCCAAAACCTGTGCATGAAATGGGAGCATCGAGTCAGTCATGTGAGGTTGCTTCTCAGCTGGAGGAAGTCAGGTCCCCTCGTTCACGTGAAGTCGCTTCTCCAGCCGAGGAAATAAAGTCACCTCGTTCACGTGAGGTTGCTCCTCAGCCTGAGGAAGTCAAGTCCCCTCATTCATGTGAGGTTGCTTCTGTGCCCAAGAAAGCAAAGTCCCCTGTAAATCCAGATATTGTGAGTCCTCCACAAAGGCTTCCCAAAGACAAGACACAATCCACACAgagtcctcagaagagcagtaaGCCTGACCAGACCACCCCCCTGCCTCAGTCCTCACAATTTGTGTCCTTTGCTACTTTTCGACCCTTTGATAAGGAAGTTGGAAATTTCAAGTATGTGAAGGGCCATGTCCTGCCTCCAGAATCTGGAGTAGAAGACCTCATCAAACCGTGTCATGAGTACAAGTCACTCAGTACTGCCTCTAAACTGGATCGAACCAGACTGCAAGCAAAATTTGCCTCGGAGGTGATCAGATTTGCTTCTGCTTGTATGAACGTGAGGTCGAATGGTACAATACATTTCGGGGTGATGGACAGCAAGGAAGACAAACTTTGTAGACATGGACACATAATGGGGATTCCGGTGGAGGACCAGGACTGGTATGTCGATGCACTGGACTACATTGAGAGGTGTTTCAATAAAACAGAACACGATGCAGCCAGAGCTTGTATTCGCACCCCGAAATTCATTGAGGTTGTAGATAAACAGTATGAAGATCAACGGTTTGTGGTGGAGGTGGACATAGTGCCTTATTCAGGGTCTGTGAAATTACGAGTCTTCCAAGCAAGTTTACCAAAGTTCATTGAGAAAAGCAACAAAGTAaatatggagaaaaaaatatattaccgCAGAACTGGCGCAAAATCCGAGCCGGTACCCGAGGATGATGTGGTGATGTTCATCCAGGGTCTGCAGGAACTCGATTCAAGAAGAGAAAAAGCAGAAACTATAGCACCATGTGAGACAACAGCCCAGGAAAACCTCACAAAGAAAATAGACCTCCTCACTGGAGGTAAAGAATACATGGATGACACCATCTGGTACATACTGGTGACCAACAAGTGGGAACCTACCCAACTAGCAAATCTCAACTTCCTCATGCGCTTGAAGATTTTTTGTGTGTTTGACTTTGATGCAGACTCTGAAGAGTCAGGGCTGTGCTCCAGATACAAGGAACACCATGCCCGTAACATTCATTCCCTCACTGATTACTCCAATGACAGTGGGATGAGCCTAAGTGAACTGAGGAAGTCTCTGGGACTCTTTGATCAGACCAGCTGGATATTCTGCAACGGTAGAAACAATTTCCGAGGCGGTGACAAACCCTGTGATGAAAATACCTGGATTAAGAACAAGAAAAAATACATGACTGAAGCAATCTCTTTAATCTGTGGTAAGATTTTCCCAAGTGGGACCTTTGTGGTGGTGTTTTTGCTGATGTCTCCTGTGGAGAAGCCAATTGTGGACACTTTCCACAGCTTCTACTCCCAGATGCAAGGGATGGAAGACATCATTTGTATAGCAGAAAACAAGGAATATTATAGCAAATGGGCCAGCCTTGCCCAGCTATCATGTGACATGGAGACTCTGGAGCAGAGGAGCATTGTTGGATTACAGTTGAGTCACATTGATGCTACAGTGCAGAGTATGTTCCCTATCGGAAACTCTTATAGGAATCTGCCAGTGTCGTCCAAAGGTGTCTGTGTTCTTAAGAGGCCTGATGAAGAGAAAATGCACTCGCTGGAAATCCTGTGTGTGAATGAATGCTGTGATAAAAATCTCAATCGTCTGAGCAAAAAGGAGGTGAAGAACCTGGAGATGACATTCTATCGAGGAGGCAAGATGAGCTGGAAACATCTCTGGTTCGCAGAACATAAAAAATGTGGAGATTTTATTGAGCGCAGTGCATGCAACAAAGTCCAAAATATTCTCCATGGGATTCTGTATGAAAATACTGTACGACTTCCGGTCGCCCGCATAAAAATTTACCATCACCCTGGAAGCGGAGGGAGTACAGTCGCACGTCAAGTCATGTGGAAGAATAGGAATAATTTAAGATGCGCCATTGTGAGGTCATCGTACCTTTTCTCCACTGTTGGTCAGCATGCCGTAAAGCTCAGGGAGTATGAAGAGGACAGTCCCAACCAGTGTCTGCCTGTCCTGCTACTGGTAGAAGACTGTGAAGAAGACTACCTGGATGATCTGAGACATGAGCTGACAGAAGCCATGGTGACTAAGAAAATTGTTTATTCCAAGCCATGTTTCATTCTCATGAGTTGCAAACGATCAAATGTCCCAGAAGATTTTTTCAAAACCTCTGTGTCCGACACAGTTGTGATCACTCATAAGCTCAGCCTGGAGGAGAAGCGAGACTTCTCTATAAAAGCAAAGGAGCTGGAGAAGGACTTCCCCAGTTCAGAGTTCATAATCACCTTTGTCCTCATGAGCCATGAATTTAATGAACAGTATGTGAAGGACTTTGTGCAGAATGTCCTGCGAGGAATCGATCACTCGTCAGTCATCACGCGGCTCATGAGATACGTTGCACTGCTTAATTGCTATGTCCAGAATTCTTACATTTCTGCTTCACACTGTGAAGCCTTTCTCGGTTTTGGAGTCATGACCAAACAAGAGCACAAGGCGATACAAGAATGCAATTTCAAGAGTCACCTCTTCAAAAGCGAGCAAGCACGACTTCTGTTCATTGAGCTGAGGGAGCAGAACACTTGGATCAGCTCAATCCACTTCATTCATCCTCTGGTTGCCAAAGAAGTGTTGAACCAACTCTCAGAAATACATCCTCAGAGTGAAATAGCCAAAGATCTCCTGGAGGAGAAAGTTCTACTTCAGCATAGATTTGGTCAAGATGAATTCATAAAGTTTATTCGAGACTTGTTCTTACTGCGCTACCGGAAAAGTCGAGGTGACAGTGTGGACACGTTCTTCTCGCCTATGATTGAACACGTTTGCGAAGTGGAACAAAATACTGAGAAAGCCATTAAGCTCTTGAAAGCTGCATATCAGCGATTTGACAAGGATCCCTTCTTTGCTCAGCAGCTGGCCCGCTTACACTGCATGTATAAGAAGTTTGAGGAGGCTCGGAATTGGGCAGAGACGGCCAAGTCCCAGCTGCCACACAATTCCTTCATACTACACACAGAAGGTCAGGTCTACAGAATGTGGTTCAATGAGCTCTTTGACAAGAAGAGACACAACTTGACTCCAGAGTATGTCATTGAGTTGATAGAGCTCAGCCTTAAATCTATGGACTGTTTCAGAGCAGCCGAACAAGCTGCAAAATCTGAGTCGGATTGCATGAACGACTCGGCATACTTTGGGGAGATTGATGTTGGCTGCAGACTGTTATATCTGCTTTCATTACAGCCCGTGTTCTCCAAAAACACAGGCGCAGAGAATACAGAGCTCCTGAAATATCTTCTGACAGACCATATACCGGTGGAGATCGAGAAACTATGGTTTAAATTTCACAGCCGCTTAAAGGGACTCTACCAAACTATCTACAATGCACTGGAGTGGATTGCTGATGATGTGGGTTACTTCCAGTCAGAGAAAGTTGAAGATGGAGTAAAGCTGATCAAGACAGAGGAACATCTTCACAGTCCCAGGAAATGGCTGCTGAGGAAGACTAAAGAATTTGCAAAGTTTTTTAGCTCAGAGTTTTTGCTGTCGCACACAGACATCGATGTTAACAGTCAGCTGATCCGTAAGATGAGTATTTATAAGCTGGGAGGAGGAAGCACGGCCACCATCCTCTCCATCCTGTCGGATTCTAAAGATGAACGATCTAGTAAAAAGCTGGAGGAGATAATTAATCTATACCCGGAGGACATCGCCTGTCAGGGGCTCGATGATGCTGGTCTTGCCAACTATATAATGTCTCAAATTGCCCTGGGAAGTGTGTGCCCCGGATCTCCAAAACTGTTATCATTGCAGAAACTCCGTGAACTTGGCAAGAGGTTTCTATCCACCAGGAAGGTTTTTCCACCCAGTGTCTACCTGCTCACCTTCCTGCTCTACTGGCCAGACAGTAAAGTCGACAATAAACCAGATGTCAATAAAGACAATGTTTTGGCCAATGCCCTGAAGACGGCGAGGGGACTGCACGAGATAAGAATCAAGAACGTCCCAGTTCGGAAGAAAAGAACCAACGTGCTCTTCTTTCTGGGGAAGGGACACGGCCTTCAGAAGATCATTCACCGGAGCACCATTGAAAAGGAAATTGCAGGACCACTCAATGAAAAGCGCATGAAGTGGGACAATGACGACCTGACGAAGTTCAACAGCGTGCATCGGCTGCTGACAAATGTCCATGGCTGGACTGAGAATGGAAGGCTGTATGCAGAGGGACACTGCAAGAAAAACAAAATCGAGATCCTGTCACTCAACCCCTCGTCTGTGCCTCATGGCAGTGAGAATGTCACCTTCTATCTGGGCTTCACATTCATTGGCTTTGTAGCTTATAATATACAGCTGCAGATGGACAGCAAAGTGTGA
- the LOC121003192 gene encoding sterile alpha motif domain-containing protein 9-like isoform X2, with translation MKQGPIKLLIKKRNELVSKEEEQNSSQRSEGGKKYPKPVHEMGASSQSCEVASQLEEVRSPRSREVASPAEEIKSPRSREVAPQPEEVKSPHSCEVASVPKKAKSPVNPDIVSPPQRLPKDKTQSTQSPQKSSKPDQTTPLPQSSQFVSFATFRPFDKEVGNFKYVKGHVLPPESGVEDLIKPCHEYKSLSTASKLDRTRLQAKFASEVIRFASACMNVRSNGTIHFGVMDSKEDKLCRHGHIMGIPVEDQDWYVDALDYIERCFNKTEHDAARACIRTPKFIEVVDKQYEDQRFVVEVDIVPYSGSVKLRVFQASLPKFIEKSNKVNMEKKIYYRRTGAKSEPVPEDDVVMFIQGLQELDSRREKAETIAPCETTAQENLTKKIDLLTGGKEYMDDTIWYILVTNKWEPTQLANLNFLMRLKIFCVFDFDADSEESGLCSRYKEHHARNIHSLTDYSNDSGMSLSELRKSLGLFDQTSWIFCNGRNNFRGGDKPCDENTWIKNKKKYMTEAISLICGKIFPSGTFVVVFLLMSPVEKPIVDTFHSFYSQMQGMEDIICIAENKEYYSKWASLAQLSCDMETLEQRSIVGLQLSHIDATVQSMFPIGNSYRNLPVSSKGVCVLKRPDEEKMHSLEILCVNECCDKNLNRLSKKEVKNLEMTFYRGGKMSWKHLWFAEHKKCGDFIERSACNKVQNILHGILYENTVRLPVARIKIYHHPGSGGSTVARQVMWKNRNNLRCAIVRSSYLFSTVGQHAVKLREYEEDSPNQCLPVLLLVEDCEEDYLDDLRHELTEAMVTKKIVYSKPCFILMSCKRSNVPEDFFKTSVSDTVVITHKLSLEEKRDFSIKAKELEKDFPSSEFIITFVLMSHEFNEQYVKDFVQNVLRGIDHSSVITRLMRYVALLNCYVQNSYISASHCEAFLGFGVMTKQEHKAIQECNFKSHLFKSEQARLLFIELREQNTWISSIHFIHPLVAKEVLNQLSEIHPQSEIAKDLLEEKVLLQHRFGQDEFIKFIRDLFLLRYRKSRGDSVDTFFSPMIEHVCEVEQNTEKAIKLLKAAYQRFDKDPFFAQQLARLHCMYKKFEEARNWAETAKSQLPHNSFILHTEGQVYRMWFNELFDKKRHNLTPEYVIELIELSLKSMDCFRAAEQAAKSESDCMNDSAYFGEIDVGCRLLYLLSLQPVFSKNTGAENTELLKYLLTDHIPVEIEKLWFKFHSRLKGLYQTIYNALEWIADDVGYFQSEKVEDGVKLIKTEEHLHSPRKWLLRKTKEFAKFFSSEFLLSHTDIDVNSQLIRKMSIYKLGGGSTATILSILSDSKDERSSKKLEEIINLYPEDIACQGLDDAGLANYIMSQIALGSVCPGSPKLLSLQKLRELGKRFLSTRKVFPPSVYLLTFLLYWPDSKVDNKPDVNKDNVLANALKTARGLHEIRIKNVPVRKKRTNVLFFLGKGHGLQKIIHRSTIEKEIAGPLNEKRMKWDNDDLTKFNSVHRLLTNVHGWTENGRLYAEGHCKKNKIEILSLNPSSVPHGSENVTFYLGFTFIGFVAYNIQLQMDSKV, from the coding sequence ATGAAGCAAGGTCCCATCAAACTGCTGATCAAAAAGAGGAATGAGCTGGTAtccaaggaggaggagcaaaactCATCACAAAGATCTGAAGGGGGCAAAAAATATCCAAAACCTGTGCATGAAATGGGAGCATCGAGTCAGTCATGTGAGGTTGCTTCTCAGCTGGAGGAAGTCAGGTCCCCTCGTTCACGTGAAGTCGCTTCTCCAGCCGAGGAAATAAAGTCACCTCGTTCACGTGAGGTTGCTCCTCAGCCTGAGGAAGTCAAGTCCCCTCATTCATGTGAGGTTGCTTCTGTGCCCAAGAAAGCAAAGTCCCCTGTAAATCCAGATATTGTGAGTCCTCCACAAAGGCTTCCCAAAGACAAGACACAATCCACACAgagtcctcagaagagcagtaaGCCTGACCAGACCACCCCCCTGCCTCAGTCCTCACAATTTGTGTCCTTTGCTACTTTTCGACCCTTTGATAAGGAAGTTGGAAATTTCAAGTATGTGAAGGGCCATGTCCTGCCTCCAGAATCTGGAGTAGAAGACCTCATCAAACCGTGTCATGAGTACAAGTCACTCAGTACTGCCTCTAAACTGGATCGAACCAGACTGCAAGCAAAATTTGCCTCGGAGGTGATCAGATTTGCTTCTGCTTGTATGAACGTGAGGTCGAATGGTACAATACATTTCGGGGTGATGGACAGCAAGGAAGACAAACTTTGTAGACATGGACACATAATGGGGATTCCGGTGGAGGACCAGGACTGGTATGTCGATGCACTGGACTACATTGAGAGGTGTTTCAATAAAACAGAACACGATGCAGCCAGAGCTTGTATTCGCACCCCGAAATTCATTGAGGTTGTAGATAAACAGTATGAAGATCAACGGTTTGTGGTGGAGGTGGACATAGTGCCTTATTCAGGGTCTGTGAAATTACGAGTCTTCCAAGCAAGTTTACCAAAGTTCATTGAGAAAAGCAACAAAGTAaatatggagaaaaaaatatattaccgCAGAACTGGCGCAAAATCCGAGCCGGTACCCGAGGATGATGTGGTGATGTTCATCCAGGGTCTGCAGGAACTCGATTCAAGAAGAGAAAAAGCAGAAACTATAGCACCATGTGAGACAACAGCCCAGGAAAACCTCACAAAGAAAATAGACCTCCTCACTGGAGGTAAAGAATACATGGATGACACCATCTGGTACATACTGGTGACCAACAAGTGGGAACCTACCCAACTAGCAAATCTCAACTTCCTCATGCGCTTGAAGATTTTTTGTGTGTTTGACTTTGATGCAGACTCTGAAGAGTCAGGGCTGTGCTCCAGATACAAGGAACACCATGCCCGTAACATTCATTCCCTCACTGATTACTCCAATGACAGTGGGATGAGCCTAAGTGAACTGAGGAAGTCTCTGGGACTCTTTGATCAGACCAGCTGGATATTCTGCAACGGTAGAAACAATTTCCGAGGCGGTGACAAACCCTGTGATGAAAATACCTGGATTAAGAACAAGAAAAAATACATGACTGAAGCAATCTCTTTAATCTGTGGTAAGATTTTCCCAAGTGGGACCTTTGTGGTGGTGTTTTTGCTGATGTCTCCTGTGGAGAAGCCAATTGTGGACACTTTCCACAGCTTCTACTCCCAGATGCAAGGGATGGAAGACATCATTTGTATAGCAGAAAACAAGGAATATTATAGCAAATGGGCCAGCCTTGCCCAGCTATCATGTGACATGGAGACTCTGGAGCAGAGGAGCATTGTTGGATTACAGTTGAGTCACATTGATGCTACAGTGCAGAGTATGTTCCCTATCGGAAACTCTTATAGGAATCTGCCAGTGTCGTCCAAAGGTGTCTGTGTTCTTAAGAGGCCTGATGAAGAGAAAATGCACTCGCTGGAAATCCTGTGTGTGAATGAATGCTGTGATAAAAATCTCAATCGTCTGAGCAAAAAGGAGGTGAAGAACCTGGAGATGACATTCTATCGAGGAGGCAAGATGAGCTGGAAACATCTCTGGTTCGCAGAACATAAAAAATGTGGAGATTTTATTGAGCGCAGTGCATGCAACAAAGTCCAAAATATTCTCCATGGGATTCTGTATGAAAATACTGTACGACTTCCGGTCGCCCGCATAAAAATTTACCATCACCCTGGAAGCGGAGGGAGTACAGTCGCACGTCAAGTCATGTGGAAGAATAGGAATAATTTAAGATGCGCCATTGTGAGGTCATCGTACCTTTTCTCCACTGTTGGTCAGCATGCCGTAAAGCTCAGGGAGTATGAAGAGGACAGTCCCAACCAGTGTCTGCCTGTCCTGCTACTGGTAGAAGACTGTGAAGAAGACTACCTGGATGATCTGAGACATGAGCTGACAGAAGCCATGGTGACTAAGAAAATTGTTTATTCCAAGCCATGTTTCATTCTCATGAGTTGCAAACGATCAAATGTCCCAGAAGATTTTTTCAAAACCTCTGTGTCCGACACAGTTGTGATCACTCATAAGCTCAGCCTGGAGGAGAAGCGAGACTTCTCTATAAAAGCAAAGGAGCTGGAGAAGGACTTCCCCAGTTCAGAGTTCATAATCACCTTTGTCCTCATGAGCCATGAATTTAATGAACAGTATGTGAAGGACTTTGTGCAGAATGTCCTGCGAGGAATCGATCACTCGTCAGTCATCACGCGGCTCATGAGATACGTTGCACTGCTTAATTGCTATGTCCAGAATTCTTACATTTCTGCTTCACACTGTGAAGCCTTTCTCGGTTTTGGAGTCATGACCAAACAAGAGCACAAGGCGATACAAGAATGCAATTTCAAGAGTCACCTCTTCAAAAGCGAGCAAGCACGACTTCTGTTCATTGAGCTGAGGGAGCAGAACACTTGGATCAGCTCAATCCACTTCATTCATCCTCTGGTTGCCAAAGAAGTGTTGAACCAACTCTCAGAAATACATCCTCAGAGTGAAATAGCCAAAGATCTCCTGGAGGAGAAAGTTCTACTTCAGCATAGATTTGGTCAAGATGAATTCATAAAGTTTATTCGAGACTTGTTCTTACTGCGCTACCGGAAAAGTCGAGGTGACAGTGTGGACACGTTCTTCTCGCCTATGATTGAACACGTTTGCGAAGTGGAACAAAATACTGAGAAAGCCATTAAGCTCTTGAAAGCTGCATATCAGCGATTTGACAAGGATCCCTTCTTTGCTCAGCAGCTGGCCCGCTTACACTGCATGTATAAGAAGTTTGAGGAGGCTCGGAATTGGGCAGAGACGGCCAAGTCCCAGCTGCCACACAATTCCTTCATACTACACACAGAAGGTCAGGTCTACAGAATGTGGTTCAATGAGCTCTTTGACAAGAAGAGACACAACTTGACTCCAGAGTATGTCATTGAGTTGATAGAGCTCAGCCTTAAATCTATGGACTGTTTCAGAGCAGCCGAACAAGCTGCAAAATCTGAGTCGGATTGCATGAACGACTCGGCATACTTTGGGGAGATTGATGTTGGCTGCAGACTGTTATATCTGCTTTCATTACAGCCCGTGTTCTCCAAAAACACAGGCGCAGAGAATACAGAGCTCCTGAAATATCTTCTGACAGACCATATACCGGTGGAGATCGAGAAACTATGGTTTAAATTTCACAGCCGCTTAAAGGGACTCTACCAAACTATCTACAATGCACTGGAGTGGATTGCTGATGATGTGGGTTACTTCCAGTCAGAGAAAGTTGAAGATGGAGTAAAGCTGATCAAGACAGAGGAACATCTTCACAGTCCCAGGAAATGGCTGCTGAGGAAGACTAAAGAATTTGCAAAGTTTTTTAGCTCAGAGTTTTTGCTGTCGCACACAGACATCGATGTTAACAGTCAGCTGATCCGTAAGATGAGTATTTATAAGCTGGGAGGAGGAAGCACGGCCACCATCCTCTCCATCCTGTCGGATTCTAAAGATGAACGATCTAGTAAAAAGCTGGAGGAGATAATTAATCTATACCCGGAGGACATCGCCTGTCAGGGGCTCGATGATGCTGGTCTTGCCAACTATATAATGTCTCAAATTGCCCTGGGAAGTGTGTGCCCCGGATCTCCAAAACTGTTATCATTGCAGAAACTCCGTGAACTTGGCAAGAGGTTTCTATCCACCAGGAAGGTTTTTCCACCCAGTGTCTACCTGCTCACCTTCCTGCTCTACTGGCCAGACAGTAAAGTCGACAATAAACCAGATGTCAATAAAGACAATGTTTTGGCCAATGCCCTGAAGACGGCGAGGGGACTGCACGAGATAAGAATCAAGAACGTCCCAGTTCGGAAGAAAAGAACCAACGTGCTCTTCTTTCTGGGGAAGGGACACGGCCTTCAGAAGATCATTCACCGGAGCACCATTGAAAAGGAAATTGCAGGACCACTCAATGAAAAGCGCATGAAGTGGGACAATGACGACCTGACGAAGTTCAACAGCGTGCATCGGCTGCTGACAAATGTCCATGGCTGGACTGAGAATGGAAGGCTGTATGCAGAGGGACACTGCAAGAAAAACAAAATCGAGATCCTGTCACTCAACCCCTCGTCTGTGCCTCATGGCAGTGAGAATGTCACCTTCTATCTGGGCTTCACATTCATTGGCTTTGTAGCTTATAATATACAGCTGCAGATGGACAGCAAAGTGTGA